The Fulvivirga ligni genome window below encodes:
- the guaC gene encoding GMP reductase: protein MRIELDVKLGFKDVMIRPKRSTLKSRSEVSLSRKYKFLHGNGEWEGIPVIAANMDTVGTFEMATALAEHDLLTAIHKHYSNDEWRAFLNQAESKIYDRIAISTGTGKEDAKKLNTILSEFPDLRFICIDVANGYSEHFVDFVKQTRDQYPDKIIMAGNVVTGEMVEELLLSGADIVKVGIGPGSVCTTRIKTGVGYPQLSAIIECADAAHGLGGHVISDGGCKAPGDVAKAFGAGADFVMLGGMLAGHSESGGDLIEENGKQYKLFYGMSSETAMNKHVGGVAEYRASEGKTVKIPYKGDVKATVTDILGGIRSTCTYVGAQQLKELTKRTTFIRVEEQHNQWLED, encoded by the coding sequence ATGCGAATAGAACTGGATGTTAAGTTGGGTTTCAAAGATGTGATGATAAGGCCTAAAAGGTCTACATTGAAGTCCAGATCTGAGGTTTCATTATCCAGAAAATATAAATTTCTTCATGGTAATGGCGAATGGGAAGGCATTCCTGTAATCGCTGCAAATATGGACACCGTGGGCACCTTTGAAATGGCCACAGCACTGGCTGAGCACGATCTGCTTACAGCCATCCATAAGCACTACTCTAACGATGAGTGGAGAGCATTTCTTAACCAAGCTGAGAGTAAAATATATGACAGAATAGCCATTAGTACTGGTACCGGAAAAGAGGATGCTAAAAAGTTAAATACCATCCTTTCTGAATTTCCAGACCTAAGGTTTATCTGTATAGATGTGGCTAACGGCTACTCAGAGCATTTTGTAGACTTTGTAAAGCAAACCAGAGATCAATATCCTGACAAGATCATCATGGCTGGAAATGTGGTTACAGGTGAAATGGTAGAGGAACTACTGCTTTCGGGTGCAGACATAGTGAAGGTAGGTATTGGCCCTGGCTCTGTATGTACTACAAGAATAAAAACAGGTGTAGGCTACCCTCAACTGTCTGCCATCATAGAATGCGCAGATGCAGCTCACGGACTTGGTGGACACGTTATATCTGATGGTGGCTGCAAGGCTCCTGGTGATGTAGCTAAGGCTTTTGGTGCCGGCGCTGATTTTGTAATGTTAGGTGGAATGCTGGCTGGCCACTCTGAAAGTGGCGGTGATCTTATTGAAGAGAATGGCAAGCAATACAAGCTGTTTTACGGTATGAGCTCTGAAACGGCCATGAACAAACACGTAGGTGGTGTTGCAGAATATCGTGCATCAGAAGGTAAAACCGTAAAAATCCCTTACAAAGGAGATGTAAAAGCTACCGTAACTGATATTTTGGGTGGAATAAGATCTACTTGTACTTATGTAGGCGCTCAACAGCTTAAGGAGCTAACAAAAAGAACCACATTCATACGTGTGGAAGAGCAGCATAACCAGTGGTTGGAGGATTAA
- a CDS encoding YfcC family protein produces the protein MKTSFRFPTPYTVLFIVIAICAVATWLLPAGSYDYLSYNSDKDHFTVTTEDSTYALPATDSTLKALAITIKLEKFKDGSIRKPISVPNTFKSSEKRPQGVKEILFAPIKGIYETVDIMLFVLVLGGFIGVFNKSGAFDDGIAMLAYRLKGREGILIIIVTSLVAVGGTTFGMAEETFAFYPFLIPVFLAAGYDLLVPVAVIYVGSSIGTMGALINPFGTIIASDAAGVSWTIGFYSRLAMLLLGTTICVLYILRYANKVKKNPSASLVKNNLKDAPADVSEKKIVTTLKPVTKLLFVIFALSFAVMIYGVSRLGWWFEEMTALFLVASLVIGLIQRINERDFVKVFIAGAQELLGVSFIVGVARGVTFILNEGHISDTILYYATGVVEGMPAMAFIPALMGVFAVMTLFISSTSGLAVVSMPILSALGPVVGVPQEEIVNAYLFGCGLMTFVTPTGLILPSLAMVNVNYNTWLKFIWPLLLMLAIVAIGILWIGVLF, from the coding sequence ATGAAAACCTCATTTCGTTTTCCAACCCCTTACACCGTCTTATTTATTGTAATAGCTATCTGTGCTGTAGCCACTTGGTTATTGCCGGCAGGTAGTTATGATTATCTAAGCTATAATTCTGATAAAGATCACTTTACTGTCACTACTGAGGATAGTACCTATGCTTTGCCAGCAACAGACAGTACCTTAAAAGCTTTAGCCATTACTATAAAGCTGGAGAAGTTTAAGGATGGCAGCATTAGAAAGCCCATTTCTGTTCCTAATACTTTTAAAAGCAGTGAAAAAAGACCTCAAGGAGTAAAGGAAATTCTTTTTGCCCCCATTAAAGGGATTTATGAAACAGTAGACATTATGCTGTTTGTCCTGGTTTTGGGTGGTTTCATTGGTGTATTTAACAAATCAGGCGCCTTTGATGATGGCATTGCCATGCTAGCTTATCGATTGAAAGGGCGCGAAGGAATATTGATTATCATAGTCACATCATTGGTGGCAGTAGGAGGGACTACTTTCGGTATGGCGGAAGAAACCTTTGCTTTCTACCCCTTTTTGATACCCGTATTCCTGGCCGCTGGTTATGATTTGTTAGTGCCTGTAGCTGTAATTTATGTGGGCTCTTCCATTGGTACGATGGGCGCTTTAATCAACCCTTTCGGAACCATCATTGCCTCAGACGCAGCCGGTGTGAGCTGGACTATTGGTTTTTATAGCCGATTAGCCATGTTACTTCTGGGTACTACCATTTGCGTTCTGTACATACTTAGGTATGCAAATAAAGTGAAGAAGAATCCTTCGGCCTCTTTAGTGAAAAATAATCTAAAGGATGCCCCGGCTGATGTGTCTGAAAAGAAAATAGTAACAACGCTTAAACCTGTTACAAAGCTTCTGTTTGTGATTTTTGCCCTCAGCTTTGCTGTAATGATTTATGGAGTTTCTCGATTAGGCTGGTGGTTTGAAGAGATGACTGCTCTTTTTCTGGTGGCTTCATTAGTTATAGGGCTGATACAGAGAATTAATGAAAGAGATTTTGTGAAAGTATTCATTGCTGGCGCTCAGGAGCTTTTAGGTGTATCATTTATTGTGGGTGTGGCTCGTGGAGTTACTTTTATCTTAAATGAAGGCCATATTAGCGACACTATTCTTTATTATGCCACCGGTGTGGTGGAAGGTATGCCAGCTATGGCTTTCATACCAGCATTGATGGGTGTTTTTGCTGTAATGACCTTATTTATTAGTTCTACATCTGGTCTGGCGGTGGTGAGTATGCCAATACTTAGTGCATTAGGCCCGGTGGTGGGAGTGCCTCAGGAAGAAATAGTAAATGCCTATTTATTTGGTTGCGGGCTTATGACCTTTGTAACACCTACAGGACTTATTTTGCCTTCATTGGCTATGGTAAATGTTAACTACAACACGTGGCTAAAATTTATATGGCCACTACTACTCATGTTAGCAATAGTGGCCATAGGAATACTCTGGATCGGAGTGTTATTTTAA